DNA sequence from the Hoylesella buccalis ATCC 35310 genome:
GTATGGACGGTCGAACCAACGGCTGTCATCTTCATGGGTCGTTTGTTCCTTACTGGTAAGGTAGACCTCACGCGGACGGTGGCCATCGCAGGCAGCAAAGTGAAAAATCCTCAGTATGTGGATGCTTTGGTTGGAACACCGATATCTGACTTGTTAGCAGGACAGATAGGCAGTGAGAGCGAAAACGAACATCTGCGCATCATCAATGGTAATCCATTGACAGGACGCAAGTGTGAGTTGACCGACTTTCTCGGCGCACACACTTCGGAAGTTTGCGTGATTCCAGAAGGTGACCAGGCTGACGAATTGCTGGGATGGATTTTGCCACGCACCAATCAGTTCTCTGTTTCACGCAGTTATTTCTCGTGGCTTTCAGGAAAGGAAAAACAATACGACCTGGATGCGCGCGTCAAAGGTGGAGAGCGCCACATGATTATGAGTGGCGAGTACGATCGGGTGTTGCCCATGGATATTTATGGCGAATACCTCATCAAGTCTTTGATTGCAGGTGACATCGACAAGCAAGAACAGCTGGGGATATATGAAGTGTCTCCGGAAGATTTCGCCGTTGCCGAGTTTGTGGATTCTTCTAAGTTGGAACTTCAGAAGATTGTACGCAATGGTCTGGACATATTAAGAAAAGAAAACGCATAAGGACATGAGTTTAAAAAAATATTTAAATAAAATCAAGCCACACTTCGAAGAGGGCGGTAAGCTACATGCTTTCTGGAGTGTCTATGATGGTTTTGAGAGTTTCCTTTATGTTCCCAACACGACAGCCAAGACAGGAGCTCACATCCATGACGCCATTGACTCGAAGAGAATCATGAGTTTGGTGGTCATCGCTCTGCTACCTGCCTTGTTGTTTGGAATGTACAACATTGGATATCAGAATTTCGCAGCTGCCGGTGAGTTGGCCAACGCCTCTTTTTGGGAGATGTTCATTTATGGTTTCCTGGCCGTATTACCTAAAATCCTTGTTTCTTACATCGTAGGTCTGGGCATCGAATTCGCCTGGGCACAGTGGAAGAAGGAAGAAATTCAGGAAGGTTATTTGGTAACGGGTATTTTAATGCCACTTATCATCCCCATCACCTGTCCGTTGTGGATGCTGGCATTATCAGTAGCATTCGCAGTGATTTTTTGCAAAGAGATATTTGGTGGAACGGGCATGAACATTTTTAATGTGGCATTGTCTGCCCGCGCATTCCTTTTCTTCTCCTATCCTGGACAGATGACGGGTGATTCGATATGGGTAGCCAGTCATCAGATATTTGGTTTGGGCAACACTTTGCCAGATGCAACCACCATGGCCACTCCGCTTGGTGAACTGGCTCTCCATGTAGACATACCCTACTCTACCTGTGACATGTTGGTTGGTTTGATACCAGGTTCCGTTGGAGAAACCAGTGTCATCGCCATCGCCATAGGTGCCTTGCTGCTGTTGGTTACAGGCATCGCTTCATGGAAAACGATGTTGAGCGTATTCGTTAGTGGTGGTCTCATGGCCGCACTCTTCAGTGCACTCGGCATGACATCTATAGCATGGTACGAGCATCTTATATTAGGTGGATTCTGTTTCGGTGCCGTATTCATGGCTACCGACCCAGTAACTTCCGCACGTACTGAAAAGGGTAAATATATCTATGGCGCCCTCATCGGTGTGATGACAATCATCATCCGCGTGATGAATCCTGGTTATCCTGAAGGTATGATGTTGTCGATTTTGTTTGCGAATATGTTCGCCCCATTGATTGACTATTGCGTCGTTCAAGGCAACATCAACAAGAGAATGAAACGTTTAACTGCTCATAATAAATAAGACGATGGCTGAAGGAAATAAAAAAGGATTGAATACCAATTCAAACTCCTATACGATCATATATTCAATCATTATCGTTGTTCTTGTTGCATTCCTGTTGGCTTTTGTGTTTCAGGCTTTGAAACCCATGCAAGATGCCAATGTGGCATTGGACAAGAAGAAGCAGATATTAAATTCGTTGAATATTAGAGATTTGAATAATGAAGACGCTGCTGCAAAGTATCAAGAAGTTGTACTCGCTGATGAAATCATCGATGAGCAGGGTAATGTTCTTGAAAAAGGTGAACAGGGTGGAGAAAACAACGGTTTTAAACTCAATTCTGCCGACTTTAAGAACGGAAAGTTAGCACTCTTCGTTTGTAAGGTTAATGGACAGACTAAGTATGTGATACCTGTTTATGGCATGGGACTATGGGGAGCTATCAATGGTTATGTTGCCATTAATGCAGATAAGTCGACTGTCTTCGGAACTTACTTCGACCATGATAGCGAAACAGCTGGATTGGGAGCTGAAATTAAAGACAACCGCGCATGGCAAAACCAGTTTCAAGGTAAGAAACTATTTGCGCAAGATCCTCATCAAATCGCACTGGCTGTTAGTAAGAAGGTGGAAGACCCTTCCACACAAGTTGATGGCATAACGGGTGCTACCCTCACTTCCAACGGTGTGACCGAGATGTTGCAGACTTGTTTAGGTGCATATATGAATTTCTTGAAAGCTCATTAAATTGATTCACTACTGTCCACGAAAATCTTTTAATAATCTCTTGAAACGCCTATAAATACAAGCTTGTAGGAGATAAAATAGACTCCCTACTTTTGAAAAGAGTATCTTTGCCACAAATTACAATTTGAAAGCAGATACTTATGAACAAAGGTCGATACGTATTTTCACAGCTGTGCGACTTTCTGCCGACAGACCATTTCAAATGGTTGATAAAAAAGTATGAAGGTAATAAATATGTGAAGAGTTTCACTTGTTGGAATCATCTGATGGTTCTTCTATTTGGTCAGTTGTCTAATCGTGAGGGATTACGAGACCTTATTGTAACCATCACTCCGTTCAAGTCAGCGTTCCACCATCTTGGTTTTGGAAAGAATGTCAGTAGAAGCAATTTGAGCAAGGCCAATGAAATACGCGAAGTCAAGATATTCCAAGAGTTTGCAGACAAGATGGTTTCCATAGCAAGAGAGAAACGAGGAGTCGTCAAGGACTTCTTCATATCGAACAATGTCTATGCGTTTGACTCCTCAACAATATCATTGTGCCTTTCTGTATACTGGTGGACTAAACTGCATCATGGGAAAGGAGGAGTGAAATTGCATGAACTGTATGACGTGAAGACAGACATTCCGACATTTTCTGTCATTACAGACGCTTCAGTTCACGATTCTCAAGTGATGGAGCTAATTCCCTATGAGAAAGAGAGTTTCTATATATTTGACAGAGCGTATATGGCAACTAGGAAACTTTATATAATAGAAGGAGCAGAAGCTTACTTTGTCGTGAGAGAGAAGCATAAAATGCCGTTTGAGGTCATAGAGGATAAAGAATACAACAACCCTTCATCTGGAATTATGGCTGACCAAATTATACGTTTCAAGGGATACAAGACTAAGAAGCAATATCCAAATAAACTTCGACGAGTGGTATTCTATGACTATGATGGTAATAGGACATTTGTATTTTACACGAACAATTTTGAAATTACAGCGGAACAGGTTGCTATGCTTTACAAATACAGATGGAGAGTAGAACTGTTCTTCAAATGGCTGAAGCAACATCTGCGCATCAAAGAGTTTTATGGAACCTCGGAGAATGCTGTAAAAATACAAATCTATGCAGCTATCATTGCATATTGTCTTGTCGTTATCGTACAAGAATGTATGGGGCTAAAGCTTCAAACCTATGATGTTCTAAGAATTTTAAGCACGGCATTGTTGACAAAAATGCCATTGTGTGACTTGCTCATTGAACAGAAAGAGGAAGAATTTACTGAAGGAAAAAACCTGCAGCTCTGCCTCAATTTTGATGGGTAACTATCAATTTGTTACTTTTTGAAATGTTAAAGGGTTTTCGTGGACAGTAGTGAAATTGATTTAGTATTATGGCATTATTTTCAACACAAAATAAGAAAGTCTTTACAAGCCCTCTCAATTTGGATCATCCTATCTTGGTTCAAGTCTTGGGAATCTGTTCGGCTTTGGCAGTAACTTCACAATTAAAGCCAGCTATTGTCATGGGATTGGCAGTGACGGTTATTACTGCATTTTCAAATGTAATTATTTCGATTATTCGCAATACCATTCCGATGCGAATTCGTATCATCGTACAATTGGTTGTTGTGGCCGCATTGGTAACCATCGTGAGCCAAATCTTAAAGGCATACGCGTATGATGTGAGTGTCCAACTCTCAGTATATGTGGCCTTGATCATCACCAACTGTATTTTGATGGGACGCTTGGAAGCATTTGCGATGATGAACAAACCTTGGCCATCCTTCCTTGATGGAGTGGGAAATGGTTTAGGTTACGCAATGATTTTAGTGATTGTGGGAGCTCTTCGTGAATTGTTTGGTAGAGGTACTTTATTAGGATTTACGATTATTCCATCGTCTTTCTACGACTTTGGTTATATGAATAATGGTATGATGGCCACGCCGGCAATGGCTTTGATTCTTGTTGGATGTGTCATTTGGATTCACCGTGCCTATTTCTATCAAGAAGAAAAGTAATTCATGCAATTTTAATCAATTAGAATTATTATGGAACATATCATATCATTATTTTTCAGATCGATATTTGTCGACAACATGATCTTCGCATTCTTCCTTGGAATGTGTTCATTTTTGGCCGTATCGAAGAATGTAAAGACCTCGTTTGGTTTAGGCATGGCAGTGACATTCGTGCTGTTTGTCACCGTTCCGGTAGACTACTTGCTTCAAACCAAAGTCCTGGATCCATTAGGATTAAGTTATTTGAGTTTCATTATCTTCATCGCTGTCATCGCCGGTATGACGCAATTGGTAGAAATGTTGGTCGAGAAATATAGTCCGTCACTCTATGCCTCATTGGGAATCTTCCTTCCTCTGATTGCCGTAAACTGCGCCATCATGGGTGGTTCCATGTTCATGCAGCAACGTATCAATCTGGATCCAAGTAACACACAGTATATCGGTAATATCGCTGACGCGATTGCTTACGCTGTGGGAAGTGGATTGGGATGGACCCTTGCCATTGTCCTCATGGGGGCTATTCGTGAGAAATTACAATATAGTGATGTGCCAAAACCGCTTCAAGGTCTTGGAATCACCTTCATTACCGTAGGACTTATGGCCATTGCCATGATGTGCTTCTCTGGCTTAAAAATATAATCATCAATTATGGAATTTTCATTTATATTACAGAGCATTGCCGTATTCTTGACCGTCATTCTTTTGCTGGTCATCATACTGTTGGTCGCAAAAAAATATCTCTCGCCAAGCGGAAACGTCAATATCGTCATCAACGAAGATAAGACTCTCAGCGTTCCACAAGGTGCGTCCATCATGAGTACCCTTACACAAAATGGAATTTACCTCCCCTCTGCATGTGGCGGAAAGGGCAGTTGTGGACAATGCAAATTACAAGTGATTGAAGGAGGAGGCGAAATCTTGGATTCAGAGCGTCCTCACTTTACAAGGAAAGAGATAAAGAATAATTGGCGTTTAGGATGTCAGTGCAAGGTGAAAGGTGACCTCAAAGTCAAAATACCTGAAACCGTTTTAGGTGTCAAAGAATGGGAATGCACCGTCATCAGCAATAAAAACGTGTCGAGCTTTATCAAAGAGTTCAAAGTGCAGTTGCCTCCTGGCGAGCACATGGACTTCATACCAGGCTCGTATGCTCAAATATCAATTCCCGCATACGATGTGATTGATTACGACAAAGATTTCGACAAAGATGACATTGGCGAAGAGTACATTGGCGCATGGAAGAAGTTCAACATTCTTTCTATCAAGGCTCACAACCCCGAGCCTACCGTACGCGCTTACTCCATGGCTAACTATCCTGAGGAAGGCGACATCATCATGCTGACCGTGCGTATTGCCTCAACACCATTCAAGCCACGTCCACAAGTGGGCTTCCAAGACGTTCCAACCGGTATTGCCTCCAGTTATATCTTCTCTTTGAAACCTGGTGATAAGGTAAAGATGAGCGGACCATACGGTGACTTCCATCCCATCCTCGATTCAAAGAAAGAGATGATATGGGTTGGCGGTGGAGCTGGTATGGCGCCGTTGCGCAGTCAAATCATGTATATGTTGAAGACATTGCACACCCGCGATCGCGAAATGCACTATTTCTATGGTGCTCGCTCACTGAACGAAGCATTCTTCTTGGATGATTTCCACGAACTGGAGAAAGAATATCCCAACTTCCACTTCCATTTGGCATTGGACAGACCTGATCCTGTAGCTGATGAAGCTGGTGTGAAATACACGGCTGGTTTTGTTCATCAAGTAATGTATGAGACCTACTTGAAGGATCATGAAGCGCCAGAAGACATCGAGTACTACATGTGTGGCCCTGGTCCGATGAGTGCTGCTGTACAAAAGATGTTGGATAGCCTTGGCGTTGATCCTGAATCTATCATGTTTGATAACTTTGGATAAGTTGAAACAAATCAACAACAACTTACATACAATTATAAAAAGTCGCTGAATATCGGCGACTTTTTTGTATTCGGTATTTCATTATTATAGCATGATTTCGTATGTGTTTCTATCGTATATTCTCAAGTAGAAATATTTCTCTCTTCCTCAAAAATCTATCGTTAACGTTTGGAGTGTCACGTTGTTTGTTTATCTTTGCATAAGTTTAATTTATTTTTAATAATTATCTTCTATGAAAAAAGTTATTTTAAGTGCATGCGTTATGTTTATAACAATTGCAGCGTACGGACAGCGTGAAAAAGGTACGGTTACTTTACAGCCTAAAGTAGGTTTAAACATGGCTACGATTACAAACGATAATGATGCCGACTCAAGATTTGCGCCAGTTGTTGGTGCCGAGGTTGAAGTGCAGGCTACTGACATGGTTAGTTTCTCGGGTGGATTACTTTACTCTATGCAGGGAGCTAAGGGAAAGATAGGCAATGTAGATGGAACAGTAAAGTTAGACTATATCAATGTTCCAATTCTTGCTAACGTCTATGTGGCTCATGGATTTGCCGTGAAGTTAGGTGTACAACCAGGCTTTTTAATCAACAATAAAGTCAAAGTTTCACAGAATGGTGTCAACGCAGAGGTTGATTTAGAGAAATCTCTTAAAGCTGCGGGAATTGATGCCAAACTGAATAAGGTTGATATCTCTATTCCCGTTGGAGTTTCCTACGAGTTCAGCAATATAAATATCGATGCACGATACAATTGGGGAGTAACCAAAATTATTGACGAAGACAGCAGTAAGAATAGTGTTTTCCAGATTACAGTTGGTTACAAATTTGCGCTGTAATGTGATATGAGCATATCAAAAATATGCTCTATAATTCCGTATCTAACTATTATTTAAAGGGAAAAATGTGCCTCCTTTTGTATGGAGGTACATTTTTTGTTTGGCTAACATGATGAATTACACCGATGGGTATCAGGCGGACGTGATAAATCAGGACGATTCGGCGGGATGAATCATGTCGCATCAAGACGGTGTGTGTCAGGCGGACGTGATAAAACATGGCGGTGTGTGTCAGGCGGACCTGATAAATCACGCCCCTACGGATGAATCGCGTTTCGAAGGAAACACAAAAATGCCTGACTTTCCATTGGCAACCACTCAGGTTGCTGTCTGGAAAGGCAGGCTTGATGTTCTTTGTCTGATGCGCAGTTAACTTTCTGGCATCAGACTTCAACCGTCAGGCTTTGATTTATTGAATATCCTTGAATGCAGGATAAACAGGATTCGGCGTACTGTTGCTCTTTGGATCCCATACAGGGCGAATGCTCTTGGCTTGTGTAACTCCGTTTCCTGATAAGTTCCACTCATGAGAACCGAAGAAAAAGTCTTGACTTAAATACAAAGATTTTACCGTTGAAGACATGTATTGTGCATAGGCTAATCTTCCATTAATCAGGTTTCGGTAACCAATTTTGGTTGCATTGTCTCTTCTTCTGCCAGCGATGGGTAAGAAAAGTCCCTTGTTGGCACGAACAAGAGCGGTTACATCATTATATTTATATAATGTATTTTTACCCGTCGGGAAATTTTTCTTGCGA
Encoded proteins:
- a CDS encoding NADH:ubiquinone reductase (Na(+)-transporting) subunit B, whose amino-acid sequence is MSLKKYLNKIKPHFEEGGKLHAFWSVYDGFESFLYVPNTTAKTGAHIHDAIDSKRIMSLVVIALLPALLFGMYNIGYQNFAAAGELANASFWEMFIYGFLAVLPKILVSYIVGLGIEFAWAQWKKEEIQEGYLVTGILMPLIIPITCPLWMLALSVAFAVIFCKEIFGGTGMNIFNVALSARAFLFFSYPGQMTGDSIWVASHQIFGLGNTLPDATTMATPLGELALHVDIPYSTCDMLVGLIPGSVGETSVIAIAIGALLLLVTGIASWKTMLSVFVSGGLMAALFSALGMTSIAWYEHLILGGFCFGAVFMATDPVTSARTEKGKYIYGALIGVMTIIIRVMNPGYPEGMMLSILFANMFAPLIDYCVVQGNINKRMKRLTAHNK
- the nqrC gene encoding NADH:ubiquinone reductase (Na(+)-transporting) subunit C — its product is MAEGNKKGLNTNSNSYTIIYSIIIVVLVAFLLAFVFQALKPMQDANVALDKKKQILNSLNIRDLNNEDAAAKYQEVVLADEIIDEQGNVLEKGEQGGENNGFKLNSADFKNGKLALFVCKVNGQTKYVIPVYGMGLWGAINGYVAINADKSTVFGTYFDHDSETAGLGAEIKDNRAWQNQFQGKKLFAQDPHQIALAVSKKVEDPSTQVDGITGATLTSNGVTEMLQTCLGAYMNFLKAH
- a CDS encoding IS4 family transposase, yielding MNKGRYVFSQLCDFLPTDHFKWLIKKYEGNKYVKSFTCWNHLMVLLFGQLSNREGLRDLIVTITPFKSAFHHLGFGKNVSRSNLSKANEIREVKIFQEFADKMVSIAREKRGVVKDFFISNNVYAFDSSTISLCLSVYWWTKLHHGKGGVKLHELYDVKTDIPTFSVITDASVHDSQVMELIPYEKESFYIFDRAYMATRKLYIIEGAEAYFVVREKHKMPFEVIEDKEYNNPSSGIMADQIIRFKGYKTKKQYPNKLRRVVFYDYDGNRTFVFYTNNFEITAEQVAMLYKYRWRVELFFKWLKQHLRIKEFYGTSENAVKIQIYAAIIAYCLVVIVQECMGLKLQTYDVLRILSTALLTKMPLCDLLIEQKEEEFTEGKNLQLCLNFDG
- a CDS encoding NADH:ubiquinone reductase (Na(+)-transporting) subunit D, which gives rise to MALFSTQNKKVFTSPLNLDHPILVQVLGICSALAVTSQLKPAIVMGLAVTVITAFSNVIISIIRNTIPMRIRIIVQLVVVAALVTIVSQILKAYAYDVSVQLSVYVALIITNCILMGRLEAFAMMNKPWPSFLDGVGNGLGYAMILVIVGALRELFGRGTLLGFTIIPSSFYDFGYMNNGMMATPAMALILVGCVIWIHRAYFYQEEK
- the nqrE gene encoding NADH:ubiquinone reductase (Na(+)-transporting) subunit E encodes the protein MEHIISLFFRSIFVDNMIFAFFLGMCSFLAVSKNVKTSFGLGMAVTFVLFVTVPVDYLLQTKVLDPLGLSYLSFIIFIAVIAGMTQLVEMLVEKYSPSLYASLGIFLPLIAVNCAIMGGSMFMQQRINLDPSNTQYIGNIADAIAYAVGSGLGWTLAIVLMGAIREKLQYSDVPKPLQGLGITFITVGLMAIAMMCFSGLKI
- the nqrF gene encoding NADH:ubiquinone reductase (Na(+)-transporting) subunit F, with protein sequence MEFSFILQSIAVFLTVILLLVIILLVAKKYLSPSGNVNIVINEDKTLSVPQGASIMSTLTQNGIYLPSACGGKGSCGQCKLQVIEGGGEILDSERPHFTRKEIKNNWRLGCQCKVKGDLKVKIPETVLGVKEWECTVISNKNVSSFIKEFKVQLPPGEHMDFIPGSYAQISIPAYDVIDYDKDFDKDDIGEEYIGAWKKFNILSIKAHNPEPTVRAYSMANYPEEGDIIMLTVRIASTPFKPRPQVGFQDVPTGIASSYIFSLKPGDKVKMSGPYGDFHPILDSKKEMIWVGGGAGMAPLRSQIMYMLKTLHTRDREMHYFYGARSLNEAFFLDDFHELEKEYPNFHFHLALDRPDPVADEAGVKYTAGFVHQVMYETYLKDHEAPEDIEYYMCGPGPMSAAVQKMLDSLGVDPESIMFDNFG
- a CDS encoding porin family protein codes for the protein MKKVILSACVMFITIAAYGQREKGTVTLQPKVGLNMATITNDNDADSRFAPVVGAEVEVQATDMVSFSGGLLYSMQGAKGKIGNVDGTVKLDYINVPILANVYVAHGFAVKLGVQPGFLINNKVKVSQNGVNAEVDLEKSLKAAGIDAKLNKVDISIPVGVSYEFSNINIDARYNWGVTKIIDEDSSKNSVFQITVGYKFAL